The following proteins are co-located in the Microcystis wesenbergii NRERC-220 genome:
- a CDS encoding RNA polymerase sigma factor, RpoD/SigA family has translation MKISKLAADDNFNQIIALETNPLELDSVDFGERTDEDLTEPLPEPLKTTAAGSGTGYDKGSNEDTVGAFFKEMARYPLLSAEEEIELAHSVKFLMEAEEVRQKLQENLHRPPTKPEWAIALQLDNERQLENRLYRGRTAKRKMIRSNLRLVVSIAKRYLNRGVPFLDLIQEGAIGLNRAAEKFDPNKGYKFSTYAYWWIRQAITRTIANDARTIRLPIHIVEKLNKLKKAQRILKQDLQRNPNERELAEALEMTPEQLRQLLQLRRQSLSLNHRVGKGEDTELVDLLEDDDLQLPEDKMNEMMMRQEIFAVLSDVLTEREKDVISLRYGLATSQPYTLEEVGGMFNLSRERVRQIQTKAMRKLRRPQVARRLKGWLH, from the coding sequence ATGAAAATCTCTAAACTAGCCGCCGATGATAATTTTAATCAAATCATTGCCCTGGAGACAAATCCTTTAGAACTGGACAGCGTGGATTTTGGGGAAAGAACTGACGAAGATCTGACTGAACCTTTACCAGAACCCCTAAAAACCACTGCTGCAGGTAGTGGAACAGGATACGATAAAGGCAGCAATGAAGACACTGTTGGCGCATTTTTTAAAGAAATGGCCCGTTATCCCCTACTTAGTGCGGAAGAAGAAATTGAATTAGCCCACTCGGTTAAGTTTCTCATGGAAGCGGAAGAAGTGCGCCAAAAACTGCAAGAAAATTTACATCGTCCCCCGACGAAACCGGAATGGGCGATCGCTTTACAATTAGATAATGAACGTCAACTGGAAAACCGTCTTTATCGGGGAAGAACAGCTAAACGGAAGATGATTCGTTCTAATTTGCGCTTGGTGGTTTCCATCGCTAAACGCTATTTAAATCGCGGGGTTCCTTTCCTAGATTTAATTCAAGAAGGTGCGATCGGACTCAACCGTGCGGCTGAAAAATTCGATCCCAATAAAGGTTATAAATTCTCTACCTATGCTTATTGGTGGATTCGACAAGCAATCACCCGCACCATTGCTAACGATGCGCGTACAATTCGTTTACCGATTCACATTGTCGAAAAACTCAATAAACTCAAAAAAGCGCAGCGCATTCTCAAGCAAGATTTACAACGCAATCCCAATGAACGGGAACTCGCGGAAGCGTTGGAAATGACTCCCGAACAATTGCGGCAATTATTACAATTGCGTCGTCAATCTCTCTCTTTAAATCATCGTGTAGGGAAGGGAGAAGATACGGAATTAGTGGATCTGTTGGAAGATGATGATCTACAACTTCCCGAAGATAAAATGAATGAGATGATGATGCGTCAGGAAATTTTCGCAGTTTTAAGTGATGTTCTCACCGAACGGGAAAAAGATGTTATCTCTCTCCGTTATGGTTTAGCTACCAGTCAACCCTATACCCTAGAGGAAGTGGGGGGAATGTTCAATTTATCTCGCGAACGAGTACGTCAAATTCAAACTAAAGCGATGCGAAAATTACGTCGTCCTCAAGTCGCGCGTCGTCTGAAAGGATGGTTACATTAA
- a CDS encoding ribbon-helix-helix domain-containing protein — protein sequence MNVHLTPQQEHLIQQKVKTGKYQSPEDEYERFQPIGD from the coding sequence ATGAACGTACATCTTACCCCACAACAAGAGCATCTAATCCAACAGAAAGTGAAAACGGGAAAATATCAATCTCCCGAAGATGAATACGAACGTTTTCAACCCATCGGAGATTAA
- a CDS encoding aminotransferase class V-fold PLP-dependent enzyme — protein sequence MSKNSWLIPDNIYFLNHGSYGATPRIVLDYQQQLRERMERQPLAFLGRELEGLLDIARQKLADLVSVNSDDLVFVPNATTAVNAVLNSLTFQENEEILITDQTYNACANAVKHIAKRWGLKVIIAKIPFPVQSPLEISQAILASVSPRTKLVVLDHVTSPTALIWPIAEIVQELNNQGIDTLIDGAHALGFLPLNIGAINPTYYTANCHKWLCSAKGAAFLYVRRDKQAIIRPLTISHGANSPRQDRSRFQLEFAWMGTDDPTAYLSVPKAIEFLNSLSIHGLLGLMARNRNLVLKARNLLCHALQVNYPCPESMIGSMSSILIPHYSWAAEDLSRQLWEKYQIEVPIIAWGEASLIVRISAHYYNSIEQYEYLAGVLNYLLFGQR from the coding sequence ATGTCTAAAAATTCTTGGTTAATTCCCGATAATATTTATTTTCTCAACCATGGTTCCTATGGTGCAACCCCTAGAATAGTCTTGGATTATCAGCAACAATTGCGGGAACGAATGGAAAGGCAACCTTTAGCATTTTTGGGGAGAGAATTAGAGGGTTTATTAGATATTGCTAGGCAAAAATTAGCGGATTTAGTCAGTGTAAATAGCGATGATTTAGTCTTTGTTCCCAATGCAACCACAGCAGTGAATGCGGTGTTAAATTCCTTAACTTTTCAGGAAAATGAGGAAATTCTGATCACCGATCAAACCTATAATGCTTGTGCTAATGCAGTTAAACATATAGCTAAAAGATGGGGTTTAAAGGTAATTATCGCTAAAATTCCCTTTCCTGTGCAGTCTCCTTTAGAAATTAGTCAAGCAATTTTAGCATCAGTTTCTCCCCGGACAAAATTAGTAGTTTTAGATCATGTCACCAGTCCCACGGCCTTAATTTGGCCAATCGCAGAAATTGTGCAAGAATTAAATAATCAGGGTATTGATACTCTCATCGATGGCGCTCATGCTTTAGGTTTTTTACCCCTTAATATCGGGGCAATTAATCCCACCTATTATACTGCTAATTGTCATAAGTGGTTATGTAGTGCCAAGGGGGCTGCTTTTCTCTATGTGCGCAGGGATAAACAGGCAATAATTCGACCTTTAACTATTAGCCATGGAGCGAATTCCCCTCGACAAGATCGCTCCCGTTTTCAGTTAGAATTTGCTTGGATGGGAACCGATGATCCCACCGCTTATTTATCAGTGCCAAAAGCGATCGAGTTTTTAAATTCTCTCTCTATTCATGGTTTACTGGGTCTGATGGCGAGGAATCGTAATTTGGTTTTAAAAGCCAGAAATTTGCTTTGTCATGCCTTGCAGGTCAATTATCCCTGTCCAGAATCAATGATCGGATCGATGTCTTCGATTCTAATTCCTCATTATTCTTGGGCAGCTGAAGATTTATCTAGGCAACTCTGGGAAAAATATCAGATTGAAGTGCCGATAATTGCTTGGGGAGAAGCATCATTGATTGTGAGAATTTCTGCTCACTACTATAATTCGATCGAGCAGTATGAATATTTAGCT